The proteins below are encoded in one region of Thermosulfurimonas marina:
- the rsmH gene encoding 16S rRNA (cytosine(1402)-N(4))-methyltransferase RsmH has product MEPKHEPVLLEEVLEWLAVRPGGVYLDGTVGLGGHSRALLRASSPEGFLYGFEWEETSFRLAEERLSREFPGRFRLWRANFAEAPEILLSEGVKVDGALLDLGISSFLLEGSGRGFSFLRDEPLDMRMDTRTEETARDLVNRLSYRELVEILRTYGEEPRAERIARAIVQARRRKPIETSGELARIVAEAVRPRKRGEHPATLTFQALRIAVNRELENLQRFLSRAPEILKPGGRLAIISFHSLEDRLVKQAFRGDPRLRILTKRVIRPSAEEIRRNPRARSARLRVAERCEL; this is encoded by the coding sequence TTGGAACCCAAACATGAGCCGGTCCTTCTGGAAGAGGTCCTGGAATGGCTTGCGGTGCGCCCCGGAGGGGTCTATCTGGACGGGACCGTGGGGCTCGGCGGACACAGTCGGGCCCTTCTGCGGGCCTCTTCCCCGGAGGGCTTTCTTTACGGGTTTGAGTGGGAGGAGACCTCCTTTCGGCTGGCTGAAGAACGGCTCTCCCGGGAATTTCCGGGCCGTTTTCGCCTGTGGCGGGCCAATTTCGCCGAGGCCCCGGAGATCCTTCTTTCTGAGGGGGTAAAAGTGGACGGCGCCCTTCTGGACCTGGGAATATCCTCCTTTCTCCTTGAGGGCTCCGGGCGGGGCTTCAGCTTCCTCAGGGACGAGCCCCTGGATATGCGCATGGATACCCGCACCGAAGAGACCGCCCGGGACCTGGTGAACCGTCTTTCTTACCGGGAACTGGTGGAGATCCTGCGGACCTACGGAGAGGAGCCCCGGGCCGAGCGCATCGCCCGGGCCATTGTCCAGGCCCGAAGGCGCAAGCCCATTGAGACCAGCGGGGAGTTGGCCCGGATCGTGGCCGAGGCGGTGAGACCCCGCAAACGGGGGGAACACCCGGCTACGCTTACCTTTCAGGCCCTGAGAATCGCCGTCAACCGAGAGTTGGAGAATCTCCAGAGGTTCCTTTCCCGAGCCCCGGAGATCCTGAAGCCCGGGGGGCGGCTGGCGATCATTTCTTTTCATTCCCTGGAAGACCGCCTGGTTAAACAAGCCTTCCGGGGGGATCCGCGCCTCCGGATCTTGACCAAAAGGGTTATTCGGCCTTCGGCCGAGGAGATCCGTCGTAATCCGCGGGCCCGAAGTGCCCGCCTGAGGGTGGCCGAGCGATGCGAGCTCTGA
- the mraZ gene encoding division/cell wall cluster transcriptional repressor MraZ yields MFRGRFRHALDEKGRLSIPSRFREILRQRYGGAVLVVTRHPECLVAYPWEEWRKVEERLLRLPQDLPEVRLYLRYFLGSAEECALDRQGRILLPAHLREAAGLNREAEILGLLDRFEIWAPERLEARMEEAEASFDELSRKVAELSLGTQT; encoded by the coding sequence ATGTTTCGGGGCCGTTTCCGTCATGCGTTGGACGAGAAGGGGCGGTTGAGTATCCCCAGCCGCTTCCGGGAGATCTTGCGCCAGCGCTATGGGGGAGCGGTCCTGGTGGTCACCCGCCATCCCGAATGTCTGGTGGCCTATCCCTGGGAGGAGTGGCGAAAGGTGGAGGAAAGACTTTTAAGGCTCCCGCAGGACCTTCCCGAGGTGAGGCTTTACCTGCGTTACTTTCTGGGTTCGGCCGAGGAATGCGCCCTGGATCGCCAGGGACGTATCCTTCTTCCGGCCCATCTCCGGGAGGCTGCAGGGTTGAACCGGGAGGCGGAAATCCTGGGCCTTCTCGACCGCTTTGAGATCTGGGCCCCGGAGAGACTGGAGGCGCGGATGGAGGAGGCCGAGGCCTCCTTTGACGAACTTTCTCGAAAGGTGGCGGAATTGAGCCTTGGAACCCAAACATGA
- the mltG gene encoding endolytic transglycosylase MltG, with the protein MRICLPLLIVALWFAGWYLEVTEPAAERPAPQVIYIPPGTPVKEVAHLLRARGLLRSEWGFYLEGLRLGLLSRLKAGEYELSPHQSPAEILRQLAEGRVITHIVTIPEGANVWEVADLLERAGLISRKEFLARALDSDLAHSLGIPGPTVEGFLFPDTYYFVKGLSAEEIIRIMVERFWEVWRKYEPRARELGVSVYEVVTLASIVEKEAVLSREKPLIAAVYWNRLRRGMPLQADPTVRYALRRFRGRLYYKHLRVDSPYNTYRYPGLPPTPIANPGEKSLRAVLYPAKVPYLYFVSRGDGSHKFSTTYREHLRAVRELRRKRQRSYQ; encoded by the coding sequence ATGAGGATCTGTCTGCCTCTCCTTATCGTGGCCCTCTGGTTTGCGGGCTGGTATCTCGAGGTTACGGAGCCGGCGGCCGAAAGGCCTGCCCCGCAGGTGATCTATATCCCCCCGGGGACCCCGGTCAAGGAGGTGGCTCATCTCCTTCGGGCCCGGGGTCTTCTCCGGAGCGAGTGGGGGTTTTATCTGGAAGGCCTGCGGCTGGGGCTCCTTTCCCGGCTCAAGGCCGGGGAATACGAGCTTTCTCCCCATCAGAGTCCGGCGGAGATCCTGCGCCAACTGGCCGAAGGGCGGGTGATCACCCACATCGTGACCATTCCCGAGGGGGCCAACGTGTGGGAGGTGGCCGATCTCTTGGAACGGGCCGGATTGATCTCCCGCAAGGAGTTCCTGGCCCGGGCCCTGGATTCGGACCTGGCCCATTCCTTGGGGATCCCTGGGCCCACGGTGGAGGGGTTCCTCTTTCCGGATACCTATTATTTTGTCAAGGGGCTTTCGGCCGAGGAGATCATCCGCATCATGGTGGAGCGCTTTTGGGAGGTCTGGCGCAAGTACGAGCCCCGGGCCCGGGAGCTGGGGGTTTCGGTCTATGAGGTGGTCACCCTGGCCTCCATCGTGGAGAAGGAGGCCGTGCTTTCCCGGGAAAAACCCCTCATTGCGGCGGTTTACTGGAATCGCCTCCGGCGGGGCATGCCCCTTCAGGCCGACCCCACGGTGCGCTACGCCTTGAGGCGCTTTCGGGGCCGGCTTTATTACAAACACCTCCGGGTGGACAGCCCCTATAACACCTATCGCTATCCGGGACTGCCTCCCACCCCCATCGCCAATCCCGGGGAGAAGTCCCTGAGGGCCGTTCTTTATCCGGCCAAGGTGCCTTATCTCTATTTCGTCTCTCGGGGCGACGGCTCCCATAAATTTTCCACCACCTATCGCGAACATCTAAGAGCGGTGCGCGAGTTGCGCCGCAAACGCCAACGTTCTTACCAATAA